The following are encoded together in the Candidatus Fusobacterium pullicola genome:
- a CDS encoding choloylglycine hydrolase family protein, producing the protein MKKIFKLSLSLFLIFSGVALACTGITIRTIDNQMIQGRTIEYGESNLNSKLVVSPRGKEYQSLTPDGKMEGHKWKAKYGYVGASVINDLFIGEGINEAGLNAGLFYFPHYGSLTKYTPKISKKSVVDMQFVSWILSNFSTVEEVKEGIKNIKVVNVGYDKNGNPLPTAHWRVADAKGGNIVIEIINNGEVKIYDNKVGVLTNAPDFDWHVKNLNNYINLYSGNAKNYNVNGEEIFSFGVGTGALGLPGDITPPSRFIRAFYLLTAMKPAATTKEAVDEAIHILNNFDLPIGVEYPADQQAYIPKDLPSATQWTAISNLSDREFYYKTMYNSQIRKVDLKKINFSTVKFTSIPLDEKPQENIQELTF; encoded by the coding sequence ATGAAAAAAATTTTTAAATTGTCACTTAGTTTATTTTTAATTTTCTCTGGTGTTGCTCTTGCATGTACTGGTATTACTATTAGAACAATAGATAACCAAATGATTCAAGGTAGAACGATAGAGTATGGTGAAAGTAATCTGAATAGTAAATTAGTAGTATCTCCAAGAGGAAAAGAGTATCAATCTTTAACTCCTGATGGAAAGATGGAGGGGCACAAATGGAAAGCTAAGTATGGTTATGTTGGAGCCTCTGTCATAAATGATTTATTCATCGGAGAAGGGATCAATGAAGCTGGGCTTAATGCTGGTCTTTTTTATTTCCCTCATTATGGTAGTCTTACAAAATATACTCCAAAAATATCAAAAAAATCTGTTGTTGATATGCAATTTGTGAGTTGGATCTTATCTAACTTCTCAACTGTCGAAGAGGTAAAAGAAGGAATTAAAAATATTAAAGTTGTCAATGTTGGTTATGATAAAAATGGAAACCCTCTTCCTACAGCTCACTGGAGAGTTGCAGATGCAAAGGGTGGAAATATAGTTATTGAAATTATTAATAATGGTGAAGTTAAAATCTATGATAACAAAGTAGGAGTTCTAACTAATGCTCCAGATTTTGATTGGCACGTAAAAAATCTTAATAACTATATAAATCTTTATTCTGGAAATGCTAAAAACTATAACGTAAATGGTGAAGAGATATTCTCTTTTGGAGTAGGAACAGGAGCTTTAGGATTACCTGGAGATATCACTCCTCCATCGAGATTTATCAGAGCTTTTTATCTTCTTACAGCTATGAAACCTGCTGCTACTACTAAAGAAGCCGTAGATGAAGCTATTCATATTCTTAATAATTTTGATTTGCCTATAGGTGTTGAATATCCTGCTGATCAACAAGCATATATTCCAAAAGATTTACCTAGTGCTACTCAATGGACAGCTATAAGTAATTTAAGTGATAGAGAGTTTTATTACAAAACTATGTATAATAGTCAAATAAGAAAAGTTGATTTAAAGAAGATAAATTTTTCAACTGTTAAATTTACATCTATTCCTTTAGATGAAAAACCTCAAGAAAATATACAAGAATTAACATTTTAA
- a CDS encoding YbaB/EbfC family nucleoid-associated protein: MVRKLKGGKTSQGAGSQMNILKQAQAMQQQMLLVQEGLKEKELTSSVGGGAVTVKVNGQKELLEVKLTDEIVKEAAQDKEMLEDLVLSAVKEAMRQADELAEAEMGKITGGINIPGLF, from the coding sequence TCAAGGTGCAGGAAGCCAAATGAATATATTAAAACAAGCTCAAGCTATGCAACAACAAATGTTATTAGTTCAAGAAGGACTTAAAGAAAAAGAGTTAACTTCTTCTGTTGGTGGAGGAGCTGTAACTGTAAAAGTTAATGGGCAAAAAGAACTATTAGAAGTTAAATTAACTGATGAAATAGTTAAAGAAGCTGCACAAGATAAAGAGATGTTAGAAGATTTAGTTCTTTCTGCAGTAAAAGAAGCTATGAGACAAGCTGATGAATTAGCTGAAGCTGAAATGGGAAAAATAACTGGTGGTATCAATATCCCTGGACTTTTCTAA